The following coding sequences lie in one Fibrobacter sp. UWB15 genomic window:
- a CDS encoding glycogen/starch/alpha-glucan phosphorylase: MAKTFKKAEEVTVLGNDAESFRKAFTDHIHHTLARNSATVTDHEKFLAVAYAVRDRLVDRWIKTQETYYQKDVKRVYYLSLEFLIGRTLGNSVLNLDVESAVTEALDELGMTLEELREQEVDAGLGNGGLGRLAACFLDSMATLELPATGMGIRYEYGMFSQKIVNGEQEEQPDNWLRLTNPWEIARPSNEVKVPMYGYVVSWMDEKGKLRNRWETKDYVLALPYDTPIPGYKNNTVNNLRLWSAKSTDDFGLSYFNNGDYIAAVQDMELSETISKVLYPNDASMNGKELRLKQQYFLCSASLQDIIRRFKKLHEGEWKVFPEKVAIQLNDTHPAISIAEMMRILLDEENLEWDEAWEIVTHTFAYTNHTLMPEALEKWPVSLFEKLLPRHLQIIYEINARFLRQVSLKWPGDNARLARMSLIEEGGCKMVRMAYLSIVGSFAVNGVAALHSDLLKTTLFKDFYELWPEKFNNKTNGVTPRRWVRKANPAMSELISSKIGEGWVKDLDELRKLEKFAKDAKFQKEFMAVKKQNKERLAKYLKATQGVDVDVNTFFDVQVKRIHEYKRQLLNILHAIHLYIQLKDGKEIMPRTIMIGGKAAPGYWMAKQIIRLANAVAAIIDADPVCKGKLKMVFLENYRVSFAEKIIPAADLSEQISTAGTEASGTGNMKFALNGALTIGTLDGANVEMKEEVGDDNIFIFGLTVEEVTDLLAKGYRPRDFYEHDDDLRRVIDLIASGFFSPDRPDLFKHIADKLLTNDNYLLCADFRSYVDMQKRVAEEYLDKKTWAEKAILNVARMGKFSSDRTIKQYAEEIWNVKGCSIKL; the protein is encoded by the coding sequence ATGGCAAAAACATTCAAAAAAGCAGAAGAAGTGACCGTGCTCGGTAACGACGCGGAATCCTTCCGTAAGGCCTTTACCGACCACATCCACCACACGCTCGCCCGTAACAGCGCGACCGTGACCGACCACGAAAAGTTCCTCGCCGTGGCATACGCCGTGCGCGACCGCTTGGTTGACCGCTGGATCAAGACGCAGGAAACCTACTACCAGAAAGACGTGAAGCGCGTCTACTACCTGTCCCTCGAATTTTTGATTGGCCGTACCCTCGGCAACTCCGTTCTGAACCTCGACGTCGAAAGCGCCGTGACCGAAGCTCTTGACGAACTCGGCATGACTCTCGAAGAACTCCGCGAACAGGAAGTTGACGCAGGTCTCGGTAACGGTGGTCTCGGCCGCCTGGCCGCTTGCTTCCTCGATTCCATGGCCACGCTCGAACTCCCGGCTACCGGTATGGGCATCCGCTATGAATACGGTATGTTCAGCCAGAAGATCGTGAACGGCGAACAGGAAGAACAGCCGGATAACTGGCTGCGCCTCACCAACCCGTGGGAAATCGCCCGTCCGTCGAACGAAGTCAAAGTTCCGATGTACGGCTACGTCGTGAGCTGGATGGACGAAAAGGGCAAGCTCCGCAACCGTTGGGAAACCAAGGACTACGTGCTCGCCCTCCCCTACGACACTCCGATTCCGGGTTACAAGAACAACACCGTGAACAACCTGCGCCTCTGGAGCGCGAAGTCCACCGACGACTTCGGCCTCAGCTACTTCAACAACGGTGACTACATCGCCGCCGTGCAGGACATGGAACTTTCCGAAACCATTTCCAAGGTGCTCTACCCGAACGACGCTTCCATGAACGGTAAGGAACTGCGCCTCAAGCAGCAGTACTTCCTCTGCTCTGCATCTCTGCAGGACATCATCCGCCGCTTCAAGAAACTCCACGAAGGCGAATGGAAGGTGTTCCCCGAAAAGGTCGCTATCCAGCTGAACGACACGCACCCGGCCATCTCTATCGCCGAAATGATGCGCATCCTCCTCGACGAAGAAAACCTGGAATGGGACGAAGCTTGGGAAATCGTGACGCACACGTTTGCCTACACGAACCACACCCTGATGCCCGAAGCTCTCGAAAAGTGGCCGGTCAGCCTCTTCGAAAAGCTGTTGCCGCGTCACCTCCAGATTATTTACGAAATCAACGCTCGTTTCCTCCGTCAGGTGTCCCTCAAGTGGCCCGGCGACAACGCTCGCCTTGCCCGCATGAGCCTCATCGAAGAAGGCGGCTGCAAGATGGTCCGCATGGCTTACCTCTCCATCGTGGGTTCGTTCGCCGTGAACGGTGTGGCAGCACTCCACTCCGACCTCTTGAAAACCACGCTCTTCAAGGACTTCTACGAACTGTGGCCTGAAAAGTTCAACAACAAGACGAACGGCGTCACGCCGCGTCGCTGGGTCCGCAAGGCTAACCCGGCTATGTCCGAACTCATTTCTTCCAAGATCGGCGAAGGCTGGGTCAAGGACCTCGACGAACTGAGGAAGCTCGAAAAGTTTGCGAAGGACGCCAAGTTCCAGAAGGAATTCATGGCCGTCAAGAAGCAGAACAAGGAACGCCTCGCCAAGTACCTCAAGGCAACGCAGGGCGTGGATGTCGACGTGAACACGTTCTTCGACGTGCAGGTCAAGCGTATCCACGAATACAAGCGCCAGCTCCTGAACATCCTGCATGCCATTCACCTGTACATCCAGCTGAAGGACGGCAAGGAAATCATGCCGCGTACCATCATGATCGGTGGTAAGGCCGCTCCGGGTTACTGGATGGCCAAGCAGATCATCCGTCTTGCCAACGCCGTGGCCGCCATCATCGATGCCGATCCGGTTTGCAAGGGCAAGCTCAAGATGGTGTTCCTCGAGAACTACCGTGTGTCTTTCGCCGAAAAGATTATTCCGGCCGCAGACCTCTCCGAACAGATTTCGACCGCAGGCACCGAAGCTTCCGGTACCGGTAACATGAAGTTCGCCTTGAACGGCGCACTCACCATCGGCACGCTCGACGGCGCCAACGTCGAAATGAAGGAAGAAGTCGGCGACGACAACATCTTTATCTTCGGCCTCACCGTGGAAGAAGTGACCGACCTCCTCGCCAAGGGCTACCGTCCGCGCGACTTCTACGAACACGACGACGATCTCCGCCGCGTGATCGACCTGATTGCATCCGGCTTCTTCAGCCCGGATCGTCCGGACCTGTTCAAGCACATTGCAGACAAGCTCCTCACCAACGACAACTACCTGCTCTGCGCAGACTTCCGCAGCTACGTGGATATGCAGAAGAGAGTCGCCGAGGAATACTTGGACAAGAAGACCTGGGCTGAAAAGGCAATCCTCAACGTCGCTCGCATGGGCAAGTTCAGCTCTGACCGTACCATCAAGCAGTACGCCGAAGAAATCTGGAACGTCAAAGGCTGCAGCATCAAGCTGTAG
- a CDS encoding histidine phosphatase family protein, which translates to MNMKKFIAGKAFPMICAAFISVVIAGCGDDSSNSTPAAPETTTPAVTPTDSTATNPVTDPVTDPATNPSDPSTNPTTTDPITDPATNPTDPVTNPEIPTDTATTPTDPVVNPDPATTVSSFNRDPAAANLAVTPDSTGFFDVGDVYKAVPATSKLVFVMRHAERETSEGQESLLTEKGVEQALSVGAKLAGGDESFYYSSTDFIRTRTTAENIAKGRGETGVEVVTWEGINGGYFLKVPSDTMDAFVRNRGGSWKFISSWAYDDPNPSRFTKDKIPEYLYELMPRGDQFVNEVILANLPNWKRVSVLISHDLLIEPLIAYASNRTVDLKFFESGKWANYLSGIAIVVDEANLVTLLPIRGIDLGYMYTEKHQATLDSLAALQNP; encoded by the coding sequence ATGAATATGAAAAAATTTATTGCCGGCAAAGCTTTTCCTATGATTTGTGCAGCCTTTATTTCTGTTGTTATTGCAGGTTGTGGTGACGATTCTTCCAATTCTACGCCGGCAGCTCCCGAAACGACGACTCCGGCGGTGACTCCGACTGATTCGACTGCAACGAACCCTGTTACAGATCCTGTAACAGACCCGGCCACAAATCCTTCTGACCCGTCTACCAATCCGACGACGACGGATCCGATTACTGACCCGGCTACCAATCCGACCGATCCTGTAACGAACCCGGAAATTCCGACGGATACGGCGACGACTCCGACTGATCCTGTTGTCAATCCGGACCCTGCAACAACGGTGTCTTCTTTCAATCGCGATCCGGCTGCCGCTAATTTGGCCGTTACTCCCGATAGCACAGGCTTCTTTGATGTAGGAGACGTGTACAAGGCGGTACCTGCGACATCGAAGTTGGTGTTCGTGATGCGTCATGCCGAACGCGAAACTAGCGAAGGTCAGGAATCCCTTTTGACTGAAAAGGGTGTGGAACAGGCCTTGAGCGTAGGCGCGAAGCTTGCCGGTGGCGATGAATCCTTCTATTACTCTTCGACTGATTTTATCCGTACCCGCACGACGGCAGAAAACATTGCTAAGGGCCGCGGCGAAACGGGCGTTGAAGTGGTTACTTGGGAAGGTATCAATGGTGGCTACTTCTTGAAGGTCCCTTCTGATACCATGGACGCCTTTGTCAGAAACCGTGGCGGTTCCTGGAAGTTCATTTCTTCTTGGGCTTACGACGATCCGAATCCGTCTCGATTCACCAAGGACAAGATTCCGGAATACTTGTACGAGCTGATGCCGCGTGGCGACCAGTTCGTGAACGAAGTAATCTTGGCAAATCTGCCGAACTGGAAGCGTGTGAGTGTGTTGATTTCTCATGACCTTTTGATTGAGCCGTTGATTGCCTATGCCTCAAACAGAACGGTTGACTTGAAGTTCTTTGAAAGCGGCAAGTGGGCCAATTATCTTTCCGGTATCGCTATCGTCGTGGACGAGGCAAATCTCGTGACGCTTCTGCCGATTCGTGGAATTGACTTGGGCTACATGTATACCGAAAAGCATCAGGCTACGCTTGATTCTCTCGCCGCTCTGCAGAACCCGTAG
- a CDS encoding NAD(P)H-binding protein codes for MKIAVLGSTGLVGKNVLKLLARLPQVVRVFCPVRKVPDLKDLGILEGAFKIDFKQVDFEQDNDAMRLFFYAGFTGCDAVVCCLGTTRKQAGGKAAQEQVDLKLPLKLAAIAKKAGVKNFLCVSAMGADSHSPYFYNRLKGLLEEGLDMIGFETLTLVRPSLLLGKHKDRRFGEDLLQKIFGAHPEWIPAYVRPVHAETVAAHLVTSVLKPPKDHVCATDGKMGKRIIYNRVLAQTKVDNLF; via the coding sequence ATGAAAATTGCTGTTCTAGGTTCAACTGGACTTGTCGGCAAGAATGTCTTGAAATTACTCGCGCGCCTCCCGCAGGTGGTGCGAGTTTTTTGTCCCGTCCGAAAAGTGCCTGATTTAAAGGATTTGGGAATTCTTGAAGGCGCTTTCAAAATCGACTTCAAACAGGTGGATTTTGAACAGGATAATGATGCCATGCGTCTGTTTTTCTATGCGGGCTTTACCGGTTGCGATGCAGTGGTGTGTTGTCTAGGTACCACTAGAAAGCAGGCGGGAGGAAAGGCCGCTCAGGAACAGGTTGACCTGAAATTGCCTCTGAAACTTGCAGCCATTGCCAAGAAGGCCGGAGTGAAAAACTTTTTGTGCGTAAGCGCCATGGGTGCCGACAGTCATTCGCCCTATTTTTATAATCGCCTAAAGGGGCTGTTGGAAGAAGGCCTAGACATGATTGGCTTTGAAACCTTGACGCTGGTGCGTCCTTCGCTGCTATTAGGAAAGCACAAGGATCGTCGTTTTGGCGAAGATCTGTTGCAAAAGATTTTTGGGGCGCATCCAGAATGGATTCCGGCATACGTGCGCCCGGTGCATGCCGAAACGGTGGCCGCCCATTTGGTGACTTCCGTTTTGAAACCGCCTAAAGATCACGTGTGCGCGACAGACGGAAAAATGGGCAAGCGGATTATCTATAATCGTGTGCTTGCCCAAACGAAAGTCGATAATTTGTTTTGA
- a CDS encoding NAD(P)/FAD-dependent oxidoreductase: MLNSEYDVVVIGAGPGGSVAARNLARAGHKVLLLEKRERIGFPVRCGEASTTLADLQTYGPIDDSCIESIINGLYIYGPAGVNIEVPKPATGIMLNREIFDPWLAKLAADDGAQVETCARADFVGDVEGGKRMVRVVLGKGDGCGTVTETATQEIFAKMVIAADGVESRIGRMVGLKSAQNPRETCTGVDIQVQGLLTKPDYLTFWQGHDFINDGYIWSFPKQKSNVTNFGAGFLAAGKHSGNILEVTMEWLEKLFPGAKINHTVGGMVPVSSTLKDYTLDHFALVGDAAHHTNPLTGGGIAAAMRAGRFCAEYVDQGLKADNLSKAFLKQYETRCYNYFGKMHDFEYKFRRFLLAINREDQIGLYKVLQGFALSGYKKSAFLKTPIQTAKYLYKFWKFK; encoded by the coding sequence ATGCTTAATTCCGAATACGATGTCGTGGTCATTGGCGCAGGGCCCGGCGGTTCTGTAGCCGCAAGAAACTTAGCACGTGCAGGGCACAAGGTGCTGCTTCTCGAAAAGCGCGAACGCATCGGGTTCCCGGTACGTTGTGGCGAGGCAAGTACGACACTCGCCGACTTGCAGACTTATGGTCCCATCGACGACAGCTGCATTGAAAGCATTATCAACGGGCTCTACATTTACGGCCCCGCCGGCGTGAACATTGAGGTTCCGAAGCCCGCCACCGGCATCATGCTGAACCGCGAAATTTTCGACCCGTGGCTAGCAAAACTTGCGGCCGACGACGGCGCCCAGGTAGAAACCTGTGCCCGTGCCGATTTCGTGGGCGACGTGGAAGGCGGCAAGCGCATGGTTCGCGTCGTCCTCGGCAAAGGCGACGGATGCGGTACCGTCACCGAAACTGCCACACAAGAAATTTTTGCAAAAATGGTCATCGCAGCCGACGGTGTCGAAAGCCGCATCGGTCGCATGGTGGGCCTCAAGTCCGCGCAGAACCCGCGCGAAACATGCACGGGCGTAGATATCCAGGTCCAGGGGCTTTTGACCAAGCCCGACTACCTGACCTTCTGGCAGGGGCATGACTTTATCAACGACGGTTACATCTGGAGTTTCCCGAAGCAGAAATCCAACGTCACAAATTTCGGCGCAGGATTCCTCGCCGCAGGCAAGCACAGCGGAAATATTCTCGAAGTCACTATGGAATGGCTCGAGAAGCTGTTCCCTGGTGCAAAAATCAATCATACCGTCGGTGGAATGGTCCCGGTTTCCAGCACCCTCAAGGACTACACTCTCGACCACTTCGCCCTGGTGGGCGACGCCGCCCACCACACCAACCCTCTTACGGGTGGTGGCATCGCTGCCGCAATGCGCGCCGGCAGATTCTGCGCCGAGTATGTGGACCAGGGGCTCAAGGCAGACAATCTTTCGAAGGCTTTCTTGAAACAGTACGAAACGCGCTGCTACAATTACTTCGGCAAGATGCACGACTTCGAATACAAGTTCCGCAGATTCCTGCTCGCCATCAACCGCGAAGACCAAATCGGACTTTACAAGGTGCTGCAAGGCTTCGCCTTAAGCGGATACAAGAAGAGCGCCTTCCTCAAGACGCCCATTCAAACAGCGAAGTATCTGTACAAGTTCTGGAAGTTTAAATAG
- a CDS encoding 4Fe-4S binding protein — MKNLVHDRKICLACAGCVGICPQMALDMYGLDLQIDPEKCIKCGICVKACPVGALKIEEASNA; from the coding sequence ATGAAGAACCTCGTTCACGACAGAAAGATTTGTCTCGCCTGTGCGGGCTGTGTGGGCATTTGTCCCCAGATGGCCTTGGACATGTACGGGCTCGACTTGCAGATTGACCCCGAAAAATGCATCAAGTGCGGCATTTGCGTCAAGGCATGCCCTGTAGGCGCGCTAAAAATCGAGGAGGCAAGCAATGCTTAA
- a CDS encoding bifunctional diguanylate cyclase/phosphodiesterase, with the protein MDIPLYNDIYLDFRSKLLGPVFSTDEIFALMSRHLPLLAQSTHIGLVHCSFYAPVSQFAPNGISGDFTAYHDKKNLPTIPATPDFSETMTTGEQGSFTFQAHPIEGHSFTEQERKFVQLLSWDFFILTGRARLMGNTRKVAISDGMTGAYNQAGIFAFTQQFIRENLKDYTAFFINLKNFKYINKSMGNQMGDLALRTFVKQILLFLDKTELIARLGGDNFFVLTKKNRQKEFIDKFKITELNLSQGPKPVDVRIQTRIGVYPIEENVIVGDALNNASTAMMAARVIKNRDVVFFTKEMQIQSIHQREISSEFHNALRNRELVVFYQPKIDLADKHINGAEALARWVRHKTIVPPMDFIPVLEREGSICELDFYVFETACNDIHEWIKAGIEPVRISSNFSKLHLRNEDFADRILGILHKYELDGKYIEVELTEVSDFDDTVAMKKFIDIMRQNDIGVAIDDFGTGYSTLNVLKDYNISVVKIDKSLLNNIGKANSHDEVILRNVVKMARELSKDVIAEGVESQEQADYLKGINCRSAQGFLFDKPLVRDDFQKRLTGEVVY; encoded by the coding sequence ATGGATATTCCTTTGTACAATGATATTTATCTTGATTTTAGGTCCAAGCTCTTGGGTCCAGTCTTTAGTACAGACGAAATATTCGCCCTTATGTCCAGGCACCTCCCGCTTCTTGCCCAAAGCACACACATCGGCCTAGTCCACTGCAGTTTCTATGCACCGGTTAGCCAATTTGCGCCTAACGGGATTTCCGGGGATTTTACGGCCTATCACGACAAGAAAAATCTGCCGACAATACCGGCCACTCCCGATTTTTCCGAAACCATGACCACTGGCGAGCAGGGATCCTTCACCTTTCAGGCTCACCCTATCGAAGGCCATTCCTTTACAGAACAAGAAAGGAAATTCGTCCAGCTCCTGAGTTGGGACTTCTTTATTCTCACTGGCCGCGCCCGCCTCATGGGCAATACCCGCAAAGTCGCCATTTCCGACGGCATGACCGGAGCCTACAACCAAGCAGGCATTTTCGCCTTTACCCAACAGTTCATCAGGGAAAATCTCAAAGACTATACCGCCTTCTTTATTAACCTGAAGAATTTCAAATATATTAATAAGTCCATGGGCAACCAGATGGGCGACCTCGCCCTTAGGACCTTCGTAAAGCAGATTCTCCTGTTCCTGGACAAAACCGAGCTCATAGCAAGACTGGGTGGCGACAACTTCTTCGTTCTGACCAAAAAAAATCGCCAAAAGGAATTTATTGACAAGTTCAAGATTACAGAGTTGAACTTAAGTCAGGGCCCCAAACCCGTAGACGTCCGCATTCAGACCCGTATAGGAGTCTACCCCATCGAAGAAAACGTGATCGTAGGCGACGCCTTGAACAACGCCTCCACAGCAATGATGGCCGCGAGAGTGATCAAGAACCGCGACGTGGTGTTCTTCACCAAGGAAATGCAGATTCAGTCTATCCACCAGAGAGAAATCTCCAGCGAATTCCACAACGCCCTCAGGAACCGCGAATTGGTGGTTTTCTACCAGCCCAAGATAGACCTGGCGGACAAACACATAAACGGTGCCGAAGCCTTGGCACGCTGGGTCCGTCACAAAACAATCGTGCCGCCCATGGACTTCATTCCGGTTCTGGAACGCGAAGGTTCGATCTGCGAATTGGACTTTTACGTTTTCGAGACCGCCTGTAACGACATTCACGAGTGGATCAAGGCGGGCATCGAACCCGTCCGCATTTCTTCGAACTTTTCCAAGTTGCATTTACGCAACGAAGATTTTGCCGACCGCATTCTCGGAATTCTACACAAATACGAACTTGACGGCAAGTACATCGAAGTGGAACTAACTGAAGTATCCGACTTTGACGATACCGTTGCCATGAAGAAGTTCATCGACATCATGCGCCAAAACGATATCGGCGTCGCCATCGATGACTTCGGCACAGGATACTCCACCTTAAACGTGCTCAAGGACTACAACATTAGCGTAGTCAAGATTGACAAGTCCCTCCTGAATAACATCGGCAAGGCAAATTCCCACGACGAAGTCATTCTCCGCAACGTGGTGAAAATGGCCCGAGAATTGAGCAAAGACGTCATCGCCGAGGGCGTGGAATCCCAGGAACAGGCCGACTACCTCAAGGGAATCAATTGCAGAAGTGCGCAGGGATTCCTGTTTGACAAGCCCCTGGTCCGTGACGACTTCCAGAAGCGCCTGACCGGCGAAGTGGTGTACTAA
- a CDS encoding NADH-quinone oxidoreductase subunit C: MMESVIDILESKFGAKRDASAKWDACVVVPKEYLHNAVEFLKNDPSMQFDMLLDLAGIDYLTYPNHEGPRFAVSYAFKSMKNPGRRVRLKVVVSEADLKVPTLTDLYASANWLEREVYDQFGIVFEGHPDLRRILNHVEFVGHPLRKDYPAQKRQWLSTSDFLIPELEKRLESKGYKVIQRSKEIMPVEEEYLEGSIRE; this comes from the coding sequence ATGATGGAATCCGTGATTGACATTCTAGAATCCAAGTTTGGCGCCAAGCGTGATGCGAGTGCCAAGTGGGATGCCTGCGTGGTGGTCCCGAAGGAATACCTGCACAATGCGGTCGAATTCCTGAAGAACGATCCGTCGATGCAGTTCGACATGCTCCTCGACCTCGCCGGAATTGACTACCTGACTTATCCGAACCATGAAGGTCCGCGTTTTGCCGTGAGCTACGCTTTTAAGAGCATGAAGAACCCGGGCCGCCGCGTCCGTCTTAAGGTGGTGGTCAGCGAAGCCGACCTGAAGGTGCCGACCCTTACAGATTTGTATGCAAGCGCCAACTGGCTTGAACGTGAAGTCTACGACCAGTTCGGTATCGTGTTCGAAGGACACCCGGACCTGCGCCGCATTTTGAACCATGTTGAATTTGTAGGCCACCCGCTGCGCAAGGATTATCCTGCCCAGAAGCGCCAGTGGCTCTCGACAAGCGATTTCTTGATTCCTGAACTGGAAAAGCGTCTGGAATCCAAGGGCTACAAGGTAATCCAGCGCTCCAAGGAAATCATGCCTGTCGAAGAAGAATATCTTGAAGGGAGTATCAGAGAATGA